From Acinonyx jubatus isolate Ajub_Pintada_27869175 chromosome E2, VMU_Ajub_asm_v1.0, whole genome shotgun sequence:
TAGCTTTGCTTTTGCTATTGTAACAGATTGTCACCAACTCGTGGCctgaaatgacataaaatttttatctttctgttctgGAAGTCAGAGGTCCAAAATGGGTGGAGAGGCTgccttccttctggaggctgtagGGGAGACCCAGGTCCCTGACTTTTCCGGCTTCTAGAGGAGCCTGCGTTCCTGGCCTCGTGACCCTGCCTCATgctgacctctgcttctgtctctaggttcctttctctgactctgaccttgctgcctctctcttctttttgaaagaaattttttttaattttttttaacatttatttatttttgagacagagagagacagagcatgaacaggggagggtcagagagagagagggagacacagaatcctaaacaggctccaggctctgagctgtcagcacagagcccgatgcggggcttgaactcacggaccgtgagatcatgacctgagctgaagtcggacgcttcaccgactgagccacccaggtgccccaagaaaattttttttaatgtttattttttgagagagagagagagagcacgagcaggagacaggcagagagggagacacagaatccaaagcagctccaggctccgagctgtcagcccagatcctgacacagggcttgaactcacgaaccatgagatcatgacctgagctgaagtcagccgcttaaccaactgggccacccaagcgcccccaaaaatgaaatctttaaagaagaattctttttctttatttttattttttttaactattcatttattttgagagagacagaaagagcaagcaggggaggggtagagagagagggagagagagaatctcaagcaggctctgcattgccagcacagagcctgatgcagggactgaacccacgaactgcaagatgatgacctcagctgaaaccaagagttggacatccaaccaactgagccacccaagtgccccagaagaattaaattaaaaaaaattttttttgatatttatttatttttgagagagagagagagacagagcgtgagcagggaaggggcagagagacagagggagacacagaatctgaagcagctccaggctcggagctgttagcacagagcccgacgcggcgctcgaactcactgatcatgagatcatgacctgagccaaagttggatgcttaactgactgagccacccaggcgccccaaataattaagttaaaaaaaatttttttaatgtttatttatttttgaaggagagagagagagatagagcatgagtgagggaggggcagagagagagggagacccagaatccaaaacagattccaggctctgaactgtcagcacagagcccgacgcggggctcgaacccacgagctgtgagatcatgacctgagccgaagtcagccgcttaaccacccaggcacccctctatctccctcttttaATAAGGACCCCGTGACTGCATGGAACCCACCTGAATAGTCCAGGATAACCTCCCCTCGTGACCCTTAACGTAATCACACCCGGGAAGTCCCTTTCGCTATGTGTAACATTTTCACAGGCTACAGGAATTGGGACATCACGTGCTGGGGGCGCCCGTCATTCTGCTCGCTGCCCAAGGGCGAAAGTACAGAGCCCGCTTAGATAATTAATCTTCAGCGTGCTGAGCTCACCCAGCCACACTGTGCGTGCTTCCTAAGACCCCTCCCAGGCCCTGGAGACATAGTGATGAAACGACCTGGCCACTCCTGGGAGGATCTTGTGGTCTagtctgggagagagagaatcagaacaCGGTCCAAATACTCAATTCGGGGACGACAGGGCACTACGGAACACACGTGGGCCGGGCAAAAGTTGGCAGTTGAAACGACATCTACTCTGAGGCCAGAAGGCTGAGAGTGGTGGACCCGGCCAGAGGAactagggaggagggaggggagcagatcTGTCACGGCCTCCTTAGGAACGCCTTGTAAGTGCTGAGCAATTGTGGGTGACAAATACCAGGAACCACCGCCTCAGGGACGGTAAATTGCTTTGCAGTTGTTAAATGTGATCAcgttccccttcctcttcctcattcagAAGTGGAAGTGACCGAGGAGACCAAAGAAGACTTGACTCCACAGACTGGAAGGGACGGCTGTCGTCACTGTTGCTGTCCTGGTCCTGTGGCACAACCACGGGGAACAAACCCCACAGCCTGACGGCAAGGGCCCTCTGAAGTCCCagaccagacacacacacaggccataGGGGGCTGTTGGTGATGATGGGGGTTGCCCGGCGGACCGACCGGTGCAGAGGCACCGTCGCTGGTAGAGAATGCAGTTAGTACTCTCACGACTGCTCACTCAGTAACATTCTATGAATAACATTAGCCATCAATAATCTATTTTCACCTGGCTCCCCTTGATGCCTTTCTCGTCCTCACACGCACACTTTCCGTCTCCAAGCCCTTCTCGCCACTCAGCACTCATATGTGCCTTTCCTGCTTTATGCCTGATTTCGGTGGGGCACACATCCCTCTCTGTTGTTATTATATTtaccaccttcccctccccctctccccactttaGGGAGAAGGACTCTTCAGGCCTGTTGGATAAGTAAATGcataagttggggcacctggctggctcagtcggtggagtgagTTTGGGTGGctcgttgggtgtagaggttacttaaaaaataaaatcttttttttaatgtttatttatttttgagagagacagagcatgagtgggagaggggcagagagggagagggagacacagaatccaaagcagctccaggctccgagccgtcagcacagagcctgacacggggcttgaactcactgatcgtgagatcatgacccgagccgaagtcggacacttaactgactgagccacccaagcacccccaaaaataaaatctttaaagaagaattatttttaaaaattttaacttcattcatttattttgagagagacagagagggcgagcaggggaggggtagagagagagagggagagagagaatcccaagcaggctctgcattgccagcacagagcctgatgcagggactgaacccacgaactctaagatgataacctgagctgaaacgaagagtcagacacccaaccaactgagccacccaggcgccccagaagaattaaattaaaaaaaatttttttggtgtttatttatttttgaaggagagagagacagagcacgagtggggaaggggcagagagagagggagacacagaatccgaagcaggctccaggctctgagctgtcagcacagagcccgacgtggggctcgaacccgtaaaccatgagatcatgacctgagccgaagtcggaggcttaaccaagactgagccacccaggcgccccaagaattaaatttttttaatgtttatttctttttgagagagagagagagagagagagagagagagcacgaagtgggtaggggcagagagagagagggactccaggctctgaactgtcagcgcagagccctatgcggggcaccagcccacaaaccgtgagatcatgacctgagccaaagtcggacacttaaccaactgagccccccaggtgccccaaaatctttttaattttttaaatgtttttttattcattttttagaggcagaaacagagtgtgagctgggcaggggcagagagagagggagacacagaatccgaagcaggctccaggctctgagctgtcaacacagagcctgatgcagggctcgaaccagcgaaccctgatatcatgacttgagccgaagtcggaggcttaactgactgagccacccaggcgccccccaaaatctttaaaaaagaattaaatgcatCGGTTGGTTGATAGATACTGAATAAGTATAGTAAATAGGTGATTGGATTAATAAGCTGATTAACTGATTAATAAAGGGAGGAATGGGtgtaagaatgaataaatgatgggTAAGGGCAAAAGAAAGGATAGAAAATCCAATGAGAGCAAGTGCAAAGGGGAcggagggatggaaggaaagaagggtgaGAATCAATGAGCAGGTGGATGGATGACGAGAAATGAGTGAGAGGGTGGTTGAAAAGCAAAGGAACCAGAAATGAGTGGAAGCACAAAGTCAGGGGGAGCCTCCCTGATGCGCCACTGACTTCCCGTATGACTAGGGGGGAGCTTCAGGCCACCCCTCTATTCcaccattttccattccattttacAGGAGAAACTTGAATGTAGTCAGGCCTTCCAGAGAGGTaagaggagagagcaagcaggctgCGTGAGGAACGGTTTATGTTATTTTGACAACCTCGAAGGCAGCCAAGAGCCAGCGGGGCAACAGGCCAGGTGCAATGTGTTAATGTCCACGTCAAAGGTCTGTGCACACCGCCCTTGCTGTTGCCTTGGCAGTGGATGCCTCTTAATCCTAATGACGGCTCAAGAAACCAGTCTGCAGTGCATGCAAATGAAGCTGTAATTAGAGAAGTTCCACTTGATCTGACCTTGGCCCACCTTTGGGGAAGGTCTGAGCAGGGGTTTGAAAAAGGTTTGCTTGGCGACCGGGAATGATGTCACGAAGGAAGAGGCAGCGAATTGCTTACAAGGTGAGCTGGAGCTGGCACCATGGAAAAAAAGACTGTGACTTCATTCCAGCCCTGAGCCTTGAGTAGAAACCACACTCAtccaatagctaacatttattgagcgttTGCTATGGGCCAGTCGCTTTTAAGGGCTTTGTGCGTGTTGCCCACTTAATCCTACAATAATCCTAGGAAGTGAGTATTATCAGTGAGCCCATTTTACAGTCCAGGCAACTAAGACTTGGCAAAGGTCATCTTCCTAGTATCCCAGTGAGGAGGCAGCAGCACTGGGAATCGAACCCAGGCCTTGTGACTGGGAAGCCTTAACCACGGGTAGAGCCTTCCACGGATCTAGGAGGTACTGgcccagaagggagggagaacacACAGTATGAAGCAGATTATTATTCAGCAGCTGGGCTCAGCCCAACTGTGGGCTCTTGCAAGGGCCGGTCCAACCCCGGGAATCCCTGCTTCTTCTCGCCACCTCTGGAAAGTCTTCTCACGCTTCAGGGCGTCTATATCCAGTCCTCCAGGACTCAGGGCCGAATACTACATGGGATGCGACTCCGGCTGCGCCAGTCCAAAAAGACCAGCGTGCCCAGGGAGAGGAGCACCAGGCCAGCTAGCCCCAGGCGGACGAGGTTGCCCTGTGTGTAGTCCAAGGAGCCTGAGCCTGCAGGGCAGCGAGGAAGAGGGGTCTTCAGCTTCCGAACCCAGTTTcggcctgccctgccctcctggtcTCTAACCTCCAGGGTGAGACTGCAGACACAATTCCCAGTCTCAAAGTTGAGGTGGGTCAGTGCGAGCAGGGGTCCTGAACCCTTGGGTTTGGGGAGGAGGGCATAGGGCCTGAACCCCCAggttggggagcagggaggagccaGGGCCCTAGACCcccaggtggggagcagggaggggctggaggcccAGACTCCCTGGTTGGGAAGCAGGGATGGGCTAGGGGCCTGGACCCTTGGGCTGGAGAGCAGGGAGGAACCCGGGGTCGGGACCCCCaggatggggagcagggaggaaccAGGGGCCCAACCGCGGGGTCAGATGAGAAGGGGCTGGGGGCGCAGACCCCCAGATGAGtagcaggaggggctgggggcccagacTCCCAGgatgtggggagcagggaggggctggggggcgggaCCCTTGGGTTGAAGAGCAGGGAGGAGCTGGGAGACCTGACCCCTgggttggggagcagggaggggctagGGGCCCAGACTCCCTGGTCGGATGAGAAGGGGCTGAGGGCCCGGACCCCCAGGTGGtagcaggaggggctgggggcccgaGCCCCTaggatggggagcagggaggggctagGCGCCGGACCCCCgggttggggagcagggaggaaccTGGGGCCCAGATCCCCAGGTCCGATGAGAAGGGGCTGGGGACCCGGACCCCCAGGTGGtagcaggaggggctggggacctgGATCCCCaggatggggagcagggaggggctagGGGCCCGGACCCCCGGGTCCCATGAGAAGGGGCTGGGGGCCCGGACCCCCAGGATGGAAAGCAcggaggggctgggggtccgggagcaggggctggggccgCGCGCAGCCCTCACCGTCGGCGCTGATGACCAGCGGCTCGCTGCGCTGCGAGAGCACGTACGGGGAGGACGGCGTGTGGTAGTAGCAGCTGTAGGTGCCCGGCGCGCGGGCGCCGCGCAGCGGGAAGTCGGCCCAGGGCTGCGCCGAGCGGCGGTACTGCACTGGCGCCGCCTCGCCCACACGGTACAGCGCGAAGCTCATGCCCCCCAGGCGGCCCGCGCAGCGCAGGCTCACGTTGGCCCCGGGCGCCACCACCGGGCCGGGCAGCGCCACCAGCGACGGGCGCGGCAGCTCGTCTGCGAGGGGCACGGACGAGGGCGATCGCTGGTGCGGCCCtgcgcccccgcccccttccccggCTTtcgcccctcttcctcctccccttcctcctgccgcCTCGGCCTCCCTCCCTCCGGTCCCTCCtgggcttcttcttcttctccctggtcccttcccccttcctcgtttcccccttccctctccgcCCTCGGCCTcttcctccctccgtccctccccctcccctccccctcctcatcccccctcccccctcccctccctcagtcTGTCCGTCCCTCTCAATCTctgcctgtgtctccctcagtttctctgcctcctcGTGGATCTCTGTGCCCTTTGCGTCCTTGTCCCTGTGTTCCCCCTGTGTCTTCGTCTCCAAGTATGCCTTTCTGTGTTCTCCGCGTCTCCATCTCCCTCgatgtccccttttctctctccgcTTGTTGCCTCACCaaaattctctgtttttctctccccccgTCCCGTGTGTTTTACTGTCCTGAATCTCAGAGGCAGTGTCTCCCCAATATTTTCTCCTTGTGGTTCGGGGTTTCTCCCAAGGTTTCCTAACCTCAGCACTAGTGACATTTTGGATAAatctggataattctttgttttacgGGAGAAGGGTGCGGGCTGCCCCGTGCTTTGCAGCATCTCTGGTCTCGCTCTACCCACTGGATGACAGTAGCACACCTCTCCCCAGTCACGGCGACCAAAAATGTCTCTGGATATTGCCAAAGATCACCTGGGGGGCACAGTCCTCCCTGTTAGGAATCACCCCTGCTtctctggttctctttctctccccatgtAGCTCTTTTCCTCTGTGTCATTGTAGAAGCCCGTCTTTATGTCTCTTTCAGTTCTCTCTCCCTGTATGTCcatccctccttttccctccctcatCCTGCCCCAATGTCCCTTCTTCTTCCCCGCCCCAGGACCTCACCTGTCACAAGCAGTTCCAGCGTATCACTCGGGTGGGACCAGACACCCAGACCCCAGCCTAGCCTCCGGTAGCAGCAGTGGTAACTGCCCCCCTGGGCTggggtcacctcctccaggaagaacTCTGCCAGCTCCATGGACACGCCCCGGTACAGCACAGGGATGATCCTTCCAGACTTGAAGAGTGCAAACCTCCAGGCAGGTTGAGGTGCCCGGCAACTCAAGGTCACGTTGACCCCAGGGGTTACAATTGCGGCAGGCTGAGCCCCTAGCCGCGGCTTGGGGTATGAGGCTGGGGGGACTGAATAAACAGGGCTGCCTGGGTCCCTGGGCTTCCTGAGAGCCCGAGGAGATGGGGTAGGAAGAGAATCACCTGGGGCAACCACTGCTTCTTTCTCATCCTCGGTTTCCTGCTTGGAAAATAGGACGCACTGACTCCAATCAAGGATTGTCAACACTAGCTACAAGTCAGAGCATCAGGGCAACTCCTAAGCTTTACTCCATGGTTTGTTTgaatgtttgttcatttctcagagaaagagacagagagagacagaatcagaaacaggctctaggctccaagctgtcagcacagagcctgatgcggggctcgaactcatgatctgtgatgagatcatgacctgagctgaagtcagatgcttcaccgactgagccacccaggcgccccctgagatCCTATTTCTTGCCCTGCACTATGCCAAGCTCTGAGCcaagggtttttaaattttttttttaatgtttatttatttttgagacagagagagacagagcacgaacaggggaggggcagagagagagggagacacagaatcggaagcaggctccaggctccgagctgtcagcacagagcccgatgcggggctcgaacccacggaccgcgagatcgtgacctgagccgaagtcggacgcttaaccgactgagccacccaggcgccccaagggtttttaaattaatttttaaaatactcactccaggctctgagctgtcagcagagagcctgatgcagggcttgaactcatgaaccatgagatcatgacctgagccaaagtcagatgcttaactgactgagccacccaggcaccccttactccATGGTTTTTAAACATAATGTCAAGGGATTGGGTCCCAGAAATCTGCAATTTTAAATTGCTCTTGACTATTTTTAACATAGTCAACATATTTCAATAGTTGCCAGAACTCGCTATCTAtttgggtagaaaaaaaaaaaaagttgtatctGTACCTGAGACCATTCCCCAAAACCAGCTCCAGGTTAATTAAAGACctgcaatgttttattttgttttgttttactgttaaagtatgagaagaaaatacaggaaaatatatttgtccTGGGGGCAGAGACAGCtatcttaaaacataaaacaaaaaactcaggAGAGACAAGGTTAATTAATTTGATGacttcaaatttttaaagttgtgtATGAGAATAGAAGAAATAAGCTAGAAGACAAGCAGCAGCCCTGACAGAAATGACTTATTCATTAATCACAGAGATTAAGAGTATGGAAAGAGGGGGATCTGGGTAGCTCCGCtgactgagtgtctgacttcaggtcaggtcccgatcttgcagttggtgagttcaagtcccacatcaagctcacTGCTATCggtgaagagcctgcttcagatcctttgtgtctttctctctgtccctctcccgcttgcattcccattctctctctctctcaaaaataaataaacattttttggggcgcctgggtggcgcagtcggttaagcgtccgacttcagccaggtcacgatctcgtggtccgtgagtttgagccccgcgtcgggctctgggctgctggctcggagcctggagcctgcttccgattctgtgtctccctctctctctgcccctcccccgttcatgctctgtctctctctgtcccaaaaataaataaacgttgaaaaaaaaattaaaaaaaaaaaaaaggatagagaaaGAAATCCCAAACCCAGCCAAGTTGAAAATTGGACAAATTATATGAATAAGGCAGTACACAGAAGAGGAAGTCCAATCGATTAAAATacatggcggggggaggggaagttgCTTAATGTTAGtagtagttattaaaaaaaattaacagttaacagttaagattttttttttttttttttttttttttttttttttttttttggcgtatCAGCTTGTCAACAATTTAAACAATGGTTTATATCCTGTTTGGGTGAAGACAGAGTGAAACGAGTAGTTAGGTCCACTTAAGTGCACCTTTTGAGAAggcaatttgtccatttctatCAAAATACACAGAGGAAATGACAAACAACCCAATAATTCCTGTTCTGCCCTACACAAATGTAGCTATATGGGCACAAAAAGCTCATACTGGAGCACTCGCTGAATTATTGATTGGGGTAGGGCCGGAGGAGGAtactggaaataacctaaatatacATCAATAGGACGAATAAAATAGAATCCTACCATACATCAGCAAATGTTAaacggtatttttttttaaaaaagcagagttAGTTATAATAATATGGAAACATCTGCAACACAGATTGTAAAGTGAAAAATGTGAGAGGCAGAACATTGTAGGTCATGAAATATCAATTTTGcctcagtaagaaaacaaagaagtatataaatacatacatgtgtcTGAATGCatggggatttttttaaataaggattcAGAGCTTATTTAAGGAAGATGGGGAAATGAAAGAGGGAGTTTCTAAGTCCtttggtaataatttttaaatcatgagtATATGTTagatttatcattaaaaaataataatttaaaataaattgatagCTAAGGTATCAGTTGTTTTCCAGGTGATTCTTGTTTGAAGTTGTTATGTAGTGGGGGAGgtttcagagaaagaagagatcTCACCaatcagaaaacttgaaaagaggggtgcctaggtggctcagccatctgaacatccaacttcggctcaggtcatgatctcacggtttgtgggtttgag
This genomic window contains:
- the OSCAR gene encoding osteoclast-associated immunoglobulin-like receptor; amino-acid sequence: MILVLILLLLALWPLCDADGTPTVPPASYPKPRLGAQPAAIVTPGVNVTLSCRAPQPAWRFALFKSGRIIPVLYRGVSMELAEFFLEEVTPAQGGSYHCCYRRLGWGLGVWSHPSDTLELLVTDELPRPSLVALPGPVVAPGANVSLRCAGRLGGMSFALYRVGEAAPVQYRRSAQPWADFPLRGARAPGTYSCYYHTPSSPYVLSQRSEPLVISADGSGSLDYTQGNLVRLGLAGLVLLSLGTLVFLDWRSRSRIPCSIRP